From a single Athene noctua chromosome 2, bAthNoc1.hap1.1, whole genome shotgun sequence genomic region:
- the TMEM200C gene encoding transmembrane protein 200C: protein MIATGGLLRISARKQDPLRPQSQVPKRKRKAKKKRKNDVVVVKGKLKLCSLSGLIALCGILVLLVGIALAVVGYWPKPSQVYREGSFSGGRHLAPQGGTPKNRSRNQEGAQAGIHPESPPRANTSTSATTRGSPQSPPTSSSPQTSVGLLFRLFSSYLHSDKLKVLGPLIMGIGIFLFICANAVLHENRDKKTKIINLRDLYSTVIDAHSLRAKDGGTSASAPLNGFVNYVQSRGLELKPGGEGLGAAAMLAKSSWPPGLGVSLSPPDLASSPRRSSFCTPPQPPSLAEAVYSIYQERAARAGRPVTSPPCSPPESWGQRSTASSIVGSSLSAFALLPLAPSGGGGGWRRSPGERGAREIPRGEFELSLTNLSSSHGEGGCGTRRHKLVLRRQSTSCLPDARRPLFPEPPRSPAVSRCPNSSLLVKASSSYSKSLDLGGPPPSTSPPITMTDSQSSQSEPSSSNKGYSHLEEAGTSLESVANTPATKIQDCEEELVKKTDPLKATSREQTGEQSQQTQRQYTNKEKLFMISRSHAALGLEDGELESTGI, encoded by the coding sequence ATGATCGCCACTGGAGGACTCCTGAGAATCTCGGCTAGGAAACAGGACCCCTTGCGACCCCAAAGCCAAGTCCCCAAACGCAAACGCAAGGCCAAAAAGAAGCGCAAGAATGACGTGGTGGTGGTGAAAGGCAAGCTCAAGCTCTGCTCCCTGTCGGGGCTCATCGCCCTCTGTGGCATCCTGGTACTGCTGGTGGGCATTGCCTTGGCTGTGGTGGGCTACTGGCCAAAGCCCAGCCAGGTGTACAGAGAAGGCAGCTTCAGTGGGGGCCGGCACCTGGCACCGCAGGGTGGCACCCCCAAGAACCGCTCCCGGAACCAGGAAGGGGCTCAAGCAGGGATCCATCCAGAGTCACCCCCCAGAGCCAACACCTCCACCAGTGCTACCACTCGGGGGTCCCCACagtccccccccacctcctcgtCCCCCCAGACCTCGGTGGGTTTGCTTTTCCGTCTTTTCTCGAGCTACTTGCATTCAGACAAGCTGAAGGTGCTGGGCCCCCTCATCATGGGTATCGGCATCTTCCTCTTCATCTGTGCCAATGCAGTATTGCACGAGAACCGTGACAAGAAGACCAAGATCATCAACCTGCGTGACCTCTACTCCACTGTCATTGATGCCCACAGTCTGCGGGCCAAGGATGGGGGCACCTCGGCTTCAGCCCCTCTGAACGGCTTTGTCAACTACGTGCAGTCCCGGGGCCTGGAGCTGAAGCCTGGTGGTGAAGGCCTGGGTGCTGCGGCCATGCTGGCCAAGAGCTCCTGGCCACCGGGACTGGGGGTCTCCCTTTCCCCGCCGGACCTGGCGTCCTCACCACGGCGTTCCTCCTTCTGCACCCCGCCGCAGCCACCCAGCCTGGCCGAGGCTGTCTACAGCATCTACCAAGAGCGTGCCGCTCGTGCTGGCCGCCCTGTCACcagcccaccctgcagcccgcCAGAGAGCTGGGGCCAGCGCAGCACAGCCAGCTCCATCGTCGGGTCTTCGCTGAGCGCTTTCGCCCTCCTGCCCTTGGCGCCAAGCGGCGGAGGGGGAGGCTGGCGGAGGTCCCCTGGTGAGCGGGGAGCCCGGGAGATCCCACGGGGGGAGTTCGAACTGAGCCTGACCAACCTCAGCAGCAGCCATGGTGAGGGAGGCTGCGGGACGAGGAGGCACAAGCTGGTTCTCAGGCGGCAGAGCACCAGCTGCTTGCCTGATGCCAGGCGTCCCCTCTTCCCTGAGCCACCTCGGTCCCCAGCTGTCAGCAGGTGCCCGAATTCCAGCCTCTTGGTAAAGGCATCTTCTAGCTACTCCAAATCTCTGGATCTGGGAGGACCTCCCCCCTCAACCTCTCCTCCCATCACTATGACGGATTCCCAGAGCTCCCAGTCTGAGCCTTCCAGCAGCAATAAGGGCTACAGCCACCTGGAGGAGGCAGGCACCTCCTTGGAGTCAGTTGCCAACACCCCAGCCACTAAAATCCAGGACTGTGAGGAGGAACTGGTCAAGAAGACGGACCCCCTCAAGGCTACCAGCAGAGAACAAACAGGGGAGCAATCCCAGCAAACTCAAAGACAGTACACAAATAAAGAGAAACTCTTTATGATTTCTAGGTCGCACGCTGCGTTAGGGCTGGAGGATGGGGAACTGGAGAGTACTGGCATCTAA